TGGAATCCGGCAAAGAAATCTGCTGTGTGGATACCGATCCGGTAAACGCAACTTTCTCAGGATACAAAAGGTTTGGCGTAACCTCTCTTGATATTATGAGTGGCGACGACATTGATCCCAGACGATTCGATACTCTTGTCGAATTGATGATGGCCCTGCCTGATGATGCTGAAATGGTCATTGATAACGGAGCCGCTACTTTTGTACCGCTTGCCAGCTATCTTGCTGACAACCAAGTCTTCCCGATGCTTGCTGAAGCCGGCCACAATATCAACCTGCATACAGTTATCACCGGAGGGCAGGCACTCCCCGACACTCTCAGCGGACTCAGTTCCCTGCTTAGGACTTTTCAGGTTCCCATTTACATCTGGCTAAATGGCTTTTTCGGTCAGATCGCCATGAAGGGAAAGAGCTTCGAAGAATTCAAAGTCTACAAAGACAATTCACATCGCCTTGCCGCGTTAGTCCGCATTCCTATGAAGAAAAAAGAAACATTTGGCCGAGACATTGAAAACTTGCTGACAGCAAAAATGTCCTTTCAGGAAGCGCAAGAAAGCACCCTGCCGATCATGACCAAGCAGCGTCTCAGAATGTTCTGGAATGAAATGAAAACAGAACTTGTGAACTGCGGAATGTAAGGACCGAAGATGCCTGACCAGACTCCTAAAAACGCCCCCCTCACCATTCAGAGTGTGCGCGATCTCATTGCAAAAGAGCACAATCTGCTGCTCGATGAGGATGACCCTATCCTCGTTGCTGTGACCATGCATCGCGCCGCTCTGGATGAGTATGACCGGCTACTGCAAAAGCATAAGCAGCAGTTCTCTAAGGATATGGAAGAACATGTTTCTTCCTTTGCTCTGGAAGTGCGCAAATCCACTAACAGCCTGCTTAGCAAAGCAGTCAAAGCGAACATTGAAAATTGCTTAAGCGTGGTCAAAGCACATCAAGAACAAATGGATAGCTTGCGTGGATTCATGAAAGGGTTGGCTATCTTCTCTGGAGTCGTTCTTGGCCTCGCCATTGCCACTTCACTTTCAGTCATTGTGTGGGGTTCATAATGAATGG
The sequence above is a segment of the Marinifilum sp. JC120 genome. Coding sequences within it:
- a CDS encoding conjugal transfer protein TraL, coding for ESGKEICCVDTDPVNATFSGYKRFGVTSLDIMSGDDIDPRRFDTLVELMMALPDDAEMVIDNGAATFVPLASYLADNQVFPMLAEAGHNINLHTVITGGQALPDTLSGLSSLLRTFQVPIYIWLNGFFGQIAMKGKSFEEFKVYKDNSHRLAALVRIPMKKKETFGRDIENLLTAKMSFQEAQESTLPIMTKQRLRMFWNEMKTELVNCGM